One Methylocaldum marinum DNA window includes the following coding sequences:
- the hisH gene encoding imidazole glycerol phosphate synthase subunit HisH, with amino-acid sequence MSSVAVIDYGMGNLHSIAKALQHAHSESTVIVTDNPKTILDSDRVVFPGVGAIRDCMNALAERDLVTVLTKAATSKPFLGICLGMQALVDESEENCGTACLGLIPGRVVRFAEGMTDAADQPLKIPHMGWNRVAPKAEHPLWHGIVPGSWFYFVHSYFARPAESRNVAATTDYPEPFASALVRENLFAVQFHPEKSQEAGLRLLANFLNWDPGR; translated from the coding sequence ATGTCTTCCGTTGCTGTCATCGATTATGGAATGGGAAATCTGCATTCCATAGCCAAGGCGCTTCAACACGCCCACTCCGAATCCACGGTCATCGTTACCGACAATCCCAAAACAATTCTCGATTCCGACCGCGTCGTATTTCCCGGGGTCGGGGCAATCCGCGATTGCATGAATGCGTTGGCCGAAAGGGATCTCGTAACCGTCCTCACGAAAGCCGCGACTTCGAAACCGTTTTTGGGTATTTGCCTCGGCATGCAGGCTTTAGTCGATGAAAGCGAGGAAAATTGTGGGACCGCTTGTCTCGGGTTGATTCCCGGCCGGGTCGTTCGTTTTGCCGAAGGCATGACCGATGCTGCCGACCAGCCCTTGAAAATTCCTCATATGGGGTGGAACCGCGTCGCCCCGAAAGCTGAGCATCCGTTATGGCACGGTATCGTGCCCGGTAGTTGGTTTTATTTCGTCCACAGCTATTTCGCCCGACCGGCCGAGTCCCGGAATGTGGCGGCGACGACGGATTATCCGGAGCCTTTTGCTTCCGCTTTGGTACGAGAAAACCTGTTTGCCGTTCAGTTTCATCCTGAAAAGAGTCAAGAAGCCGGATTGCGGTTGTTGGCTAATTTTCTAAACTGGGACCCGGGGCGATAA
- a CDS encoding ATP-binding protein yields MNSNPLMNIPTPVDTETDGRQNLRWLFVLRNLMILGEALLILISRYGLEIPLHDVPLWGIMTALGGFNWWTWLRLSNPRPVAEVELFLQLSFDVLAITAILYFTGGATNPMAWFFLLPLIIAATVLPQFYTWYMVIFTSGCYTILIGFYQPLPDIQPATLHGDAPPAVQALMEDHDIELHAFGMWFGFVFSAVLVAYFVVEMAKTLRERERRLAEAREQALRNERVVALGTLAAGAAHEMGTPLGTMAILIHEIESECEGAKQDDLLEKMKILRDQVARCKNALSVMSASAGTIRAESGRVMPLTNYLEETIESWRKQRLNAELGYEKIGPLPPPYILAEDTLTHALVNILNNAADVSPRGINLRARWSLERATLEILDQGPGIAPTLSQRLGKTPITTKEHGLGVGLFLAFATIERLGGRIEMLPRAEGGTCTRIELPLLRPSQGL; encoded by the coding sequence ATGAACTCGAACCCGCTCATGAACATTCCCACGCCCGTCGATACGGAAACCGACGGTCGCCAAAACCTTCGCTGGTTGTTCGTACTGCGCAATCTCATGATCTTGGGCGAAGCGCTCCTCATCCTGATCAGCCGTTACGGTCTGGAGATACCGCTTCACGACGTACCCCTCTGGGGCATCATGACTGCTCTCGGTGGTTTCAACTGGTGGACATGGTTAAGGCTCAGCAATCCACGGCCGGTTGCCGAGGTGGAGTTGTTCCTGCAGCTTTCATTTGATGTTCTGGCCATTACGGCGATTCTTTACTTTACCGGCGGCGCGACCAATCCCATGGCCTGGTTCTTTCTGCTGCCGCTGATCATCGCGGCTACCGTGCTGCCGCAGTTTTATACCTGGTATATGGTGATCTTCACTTCCGGTTGCTACACCATACTCATCGGTTTTTACCAGCCACTCCCCGATATTCAACCCGCGACCCTGCACGGGGACGCCCCGCCCGCCGTCCAGGCCCTGATGGAGGACCACGACATAGAGCTGCATGCATTCGGCATGTGGTTCGGATTTGTGTTCAGTGCCGTACTCGTGGCCTATTTCGTGGTCGAGATGGCGAAAACATTGAGAGAACGTGAACGCCGCCTGGCCGAGGCTAGAGAGCAGGCTCTGCGGAACGAACGCGTGGTGGCGCTGGGAACGCTGGCAGCCGGAGCAGCGCACGAGATGGGCACGCCTCTGGGAACCATGGCGATCCTGATTCACGAAATCGAAAGCGAATGTGAAGGTGCCAAGCAAGATGACTTGTTGGAAAAAATGAAGATTTTGCGGGACCAAGTTGCCCGCTGCAAAAACGCCCTTTCGGTCATGTCGGCGTCGGCTGGTACAATCCGGGCCGAATCGGGTCGAGTGATGCCCTTGACGAACTATTTGGAGGAAACGATCGAGAGCTGGCGAAAACAGCGGCTCAATGCTGAATTGGGATACGAAAAGATCGGCCCCTTGCCTCCGCCGTACATTCTGGCCGAGGACACTCTGACCCATGCCTTGGTTAATATTCTCAACAATGCCGCCGATGTGTCGCCGCGCGGGATAAATCTTCGTGCCCGCTGGAGCTTGGAGCGTGCGACCTTGGAGATTTTGGACCAAGGGCCGGGGATTGCCCCGACTCTTTCGCAACGTCTAGGGAAAACACCCATCACGACCAAGGAGCATGGTTTAGGCGTGGGGCTTTTCTTGGCATTTGCGACTATAGAACGCTTGGGCGGTCGAATAGAGATGCTGCCTCGTGCCGAAGGAGGCACCTGTACCCGCATCGAACTTCCATTGCTGCGTCCGAGTCAAGGCCTATGA
- the hisA gene encoding 1-(5-phosphoribosyl)-5-[(5-phosphoribosylamino)methylideneamino]imidazole-4-carboxamide isomerase, with protein sequence MLLIPAIDLKDGKCVRLRQGRMEDDTVFSDDPVAMAGKWVSEGAKRLHLVDLDGAFAGVPRNAEVIHAIREVYPDVQIQVGGGIRDEETIQGYLNAGVDYVIVGTKAVSAPHFVREVAAEFPNHIIVGLDAKDGKVAIDGWSKLSHHDVIDLAQKFEDDGVEAIVYTDISRDGMMEGVNVEATARLARSIRIPVIASGGIRSIQDIHALGKVVGDGVVGAITGRAIYEGTLNFAEARKVAEEY encoded by the coding sequence ATGCTTTTGATACCTGCTATCGATCTGAAAGATGGCAAGTGTGTCCGTTTGCGGCAAGGCCGCATGGAAGACGATACGGTTTTTTCCGACGACCCGGTGGCAATGGCGGGAAAGTGGGTGTCGGAAGGGGCGAAGCGTCTACATTTGGTGGATCTGGACGGTGCCTTTGCCGGTGTTCCGCGCAATGCGGAAGTCATCCATGCCATCCGGGAGGTTTATCCGGATGTGCAAATCCAGGTGGGGGGCGGGATTCGGGACGAAGAAACGATACAGGGATACTTGAACGCCGGTGTCGATTACGTCATCGTCGGTACCAAGGCGGTCAGCGCACCCCATTTCGTACGCGAGGTCGCGGCGGAGTTTCCGAACCACATCATCGTCGGTTTGGATGCAAAGGACGGTAAAGTGGCCATAGACGGCTGGTCGAAACTCTCTCATCATGACGTGATCGATCTTGCTCAAAAGTTCGAGGATGACGGTGTTGAAGCCATTGTTTACACCGATATCAGTCGGGACGGGATGATGGAAGGCGTCAACGTCGAGGCGACGGCAAGGCTTGCGCGCTCCATACGAATTCCGGTCATCGCTTCAGGAGGCATCCGGAGTATTCAGGACATCCATGCGTTGGGTAAGGTCGTCGGCGATGGGGTTGTCGGTGCTATTACCGGCCGGGCGATTTACGAGGGCACCCTCAATTTCGCCGAAGCGCGTAAAGTGGCGGAAGAATACTAA
- the hisB gene encoding imidazoleglycerol-phosphate dehydratase HisB codes for MISRTADVGRNTLETQVRVCLNLDGTGTGVFETGVPFLDHMLDQVARHGLIDLEIRAKGDLHIDAHHTVEDIGITLGQAVEQALSSKKGIRRYGHAYVPLDEALSRVVIDFSGRPGLSYDVDFPRARIGEFDVDLFLEFFRGFVNHAKVTLHIDNLKGQNAHHIAETVFKAFGRAMRMAIEPDPRMQDVVPSTKGII; via the coding sequence ATGATTAGCCGAACCGCCGATGTTGGCCGTAATACACTGGAAACCCAGGTGCGAGTTTGCCTTAATCTGGATGGAACCGGCACGGGTGTTTTCGAGACCGGCGTTCCTTTCCTCGATCACATGCTGGATCAGGTGGCCCGGCACGGTTTAATCGATCTCGAAATACGAGCGAAAGGCGATCTCCATATCGACGCACATCATACGGTGGAGGACATCGGCATCACACTTGGCCAAGCGGTGGAGCAGGCTTTGAGCAGCAAGAAGGGAATACGGCGGTATGGTCACGCCTATGTTCCCTTGGATGAAGCTTTGTCGCGTGTTGTGATTGATTTTTCCGGGCGGCCCGGTTTATCTTACGACGTGGATTTTCCGCGTGCGCGGATAGGCGAATTCGATGTTGATTTATTCCTCGAGTTCTTTCGGGGGTTTGTCAACCACGCCAAAGTCACTTTACATATCGATAATCTTAAGGGACAGAATGCCCATCATATTGCCGAAACCGTTTTCAAGGCTTTCGGTCGTGCCATGAGAATGGCCATAGAACCGGACCCCAGGATGCAGGATGTCGTCCCGTCGACCAAAGGCATAATTTAG
- a CDS encoding response regulator transcription factor — translation MNSQKSLPDTPRPSLLLVDDDPTFCGVLKQALEKRGFEVHAAQDLETGAALAEQIVPEYAVIDLRVGHDSGLVLVKRLHSLDANTRIVVLTGYASIATAVEAIKLGAIQYLTKPADADEIVAALHKDQGDVSVEIKEKPLSVRRLEWEHLQKVLIEHGGNISAAARALGMHRRTLQRKLDKRPVKE, via the coding sequence ATGAACAGCCAGAAATCTTTACCCGATACCCCTCGTCCAAGTTTGTTACTCGTCGACGACGATCCTACGTTTTGCGGTGTCTTGAAACAGGCTCTAGAGAAGCGCGGATTCGAAGTGCATGCCGCCCAAGATCTCGAAACCGGTGCTGCTTTGGCCGAGCAAATCGTGCCCGAATACGCAGTAATCGATTTGCGTGTCGGGCACGACTCCGGGCTGGTCTTGGTCAAACGCCTCCATAGTCTCGACGCCAACACCCGCATCGTTGTTTTGACGGGGTATGCCAGCATTGCCACAGCTGTCGAAGCCATAAAACTGGGTGCGATCCAATATCTCACCAAGCCCGCTGACGCCGACGAAATTGTCGCCGCGCTGCACAAGGATCAAGGCGATGTCTCCGTTGAAATCAAGGAGAAGCCGCTGTCCGTTCGCCGTCTGGAATGGGAACATTTACAAAAGGTTTTGATTGAGCATGGTGGCAACATCTCTGCAGCGGCAAGGGCCCTCGGAATGCATCGCAGGACCTTGCAGCGCAAGCTCGATAAGCGTCCGGTAAAGGAGTAA